From Mytilus edulis chromosome 8, xbMytEdul2.2, whole genome shotgun sequence, one genomic window encodes:
- the LOC139486549 gene encoding heat shock 70 kDa protein 12A-like yields MAYCQEYDPKDSNNDSDFSVSYKSNKILVAAIDFGTTFSGYAFSFKSWFETDPNKIVTNSTWVAGQKNLISLKTPTCILLQPNKSFHSFGYEAEEKYAELALEEEHEDWYFFKRFKMSLFNNTTLSRHTEIPDDSGNKKMPAQIIFSHGIRFLKNHLVKHLESSHTGLNESDIHWVLTVPAIWNDSAKQFMREAASQAGIKDTHLMISLEPEAAAMYCRILPVEKFVSGGGGNLGVFKPGSKYMVADLGGGTVDITVQEVLENDNLKELHKASGGAWGGTKVDENFMQMIVKVVGEPVIQRFKCDSKSDELDLLREFEIKKRSIRPDATGKTAFRIPISLTEAFEEINNGADLRQSIKQTPYAKHMNWVGDKLKVDNAMIKELFTKVSDSIVQHLKDILNNPVSRGVDTILMVGGFSECAMIQEALKTNFSHMKIIIPEDAGLAVVKGAVLFGHNPATIVSRKAKYTYGVKTTRDFIEGDPRDKKFQANGRDKCSDVFDKHVEVGQTVKVGESLNPQSYFPLNSDVKKVVIPVYMSTDDDPSYTTEPTCNYLGKIEVPLQGSSVKDKEIVVQMTFGGTEITVEAEEKKTRTKLKAKFDFLDH; encoded by the exons ATGGCCTACTGCCAAGAATATGACCCGAAAGACTCAAACAATGATAGTGACTTTTCCGTCAGTTATAAATCAAACAAGATTTTGGTGGCAGCCATAGATTTTGGAACTACGTTTTCCGGTTACGCTTTTTCTTTCAAGTCTTGGTTTGAAACCGATCCTAATAAGATCGTAACCAATTCGACATGGGTAGCTGGACAGAAGAATTTAATATCATTAAAAACACCAACATGTATCTTGTTACAACCTAATAAATCGTTTCACTCTTTCGGATACGAAGCAGAGGAGAAGTATGCAGAGCTAGCTTTAGAGGAAGAACATGAAGACTGGTACTTCTTCAAGAGATTTAAAATGTCCCTATTCAATAATACT aCTCTGTCAAGACACACTGAGATACCAGATGATTCGGGAAACAAGAAGATGCCGGCACAAATTATCTTTAGTCACGGGATACGTTTTTTAAAGAACCATCTTGTAAAACATCTTGAATCCAGTCATACTGGTCTAAATGAAAGTGATATTCACTGGGTCCTCACTGTACCAGCGATCTGGAATGATAGTGCTAAGCAGTTCATGCGAGAAGCCGCTTCGCAG GCTGGAATAAAAGACACTCATTTGATGATTTCATTGGAACCAGAGGCCGCAGCCATGTATTGCAGAATACTACCGGTTGAAAAGTTTGTTTCCGGTGGTGGCGGTAACTTGGGAGTATTCAAACCGGGTTCAAAATATATGGTTGCTGATCTAGGCG gtGGCACTGTGGATATAACTGTACAGGAAGTTCTGGAAAATGACAATTTGAAGGAACTACACAAAGCAAGTGGCGGGGCGTGGGGAGGAACGAAAGTAGATGAAAACTTTATGCAGATGATCGTAAAAGTTGTCGGTGAGCCAGTCATACAAAGGTTCAAGTGCGATAGCAAATCTGATGAACTTGATCTACTTAGGGAATTTGAGATCAAGAAACGATCTATCCGTCCAGATGCCACCGGTAAAACTGCGTTCCGAATACCTATATCTTTAACGGAAGCTTTCGAAGAGATAAATAACGGCGCCGACTTGAGACAAAGCATCAAGCAGACGCCATATGCAAAACACATGAACTGGGTCGGGGATAAGTTAAAAGTGGATAATGCGATGATAAAAGAACTTTTTACCAAAGTTTCCGATAGTATCGTCCAACATTTAAAAGATATTCTAAACAATCCTGTTAGTCGAGGTGTCGACACAATTTTAATGGTAGGGGGCTTCTCAGAATGTGCAATGATACAGGAAGCACTCAAGACAAACTTTTCTCATATGAAAATCATCATTCCGGAAGATGCTGGTTTAGCAGTAGTGAAAGGTGCAGTGCTGTTTGGACACAATCCTGCCACAATTGTGTCCCGGAAGGCGAAATATACATACGGAGTCAAAACAACGCGAGACTTCATCGAGGGTGACCCACGAGATAAGAAATTTCAAGCCAATGGACGTGACAAATGTAGTGACGTCTTTGATAAACACGTGGAAGTTGGTCAAACGGTCAAGGTTGGTGAATCTTTAAATCCCCAGTCATATTTTCCTTTGAACAGCGACGTTAAAAAAGTGGTGATTCCTGTCTACATGTCTACGGACGATGATCCCAGCTATACCACTGAACCAACATGTAACTACTTGGGAAAGATTGAAGTACCTCTACAAGGTTCGTCTGTGAAAGACAAAGAAATAGTAGTGCAGATGACATTTGGAGGTACCGAAATCACAGTAGAAGCCGAAGAGAAGAAAACGAGAACAAAGTTAAAAGCCAAATTTGATTTTCTTGATCACTGa